One genomic window of Candidatus Hydrogenedentota bacterium includes the following:
- a CDS encoding PilZ domain-containing protein produces the protein MLAVQKDTRRFTRIAFSLPVRFHDGTGTLSEATVTNVSYGGLTMTLGRYLKPQTVVRIPVSLGDRQISFPATVAWCLPDPSSETFRAGLHADHGGKHTMAILSSWVLDAFKEDAGDFE, from the coding sequence ATGTTAGCCGTACAGAAAGACACCCGAAGATTCACTCGTATCGCCTTTAGCCTGCCGGTCCGGTTCCACGATGGAACGGGAACGTTGAGTGAGGCGACCGTAACCAACGTGAGCTATGGCGGGCTTACCATGACGCTGGGCCGCTATCTCAAGCCCCAGACCGTCGTACGTATCCCCGTGTCCCTGGGCGACCGGCAGATCTCCTTTCCCGCCACGGTGGCGTGGTGCCTGCCCGATCCAAGCAGCGAGACGTTTCGCGCGGGTCTCCACGCCGATCACGGCGGGAAGCACACGATGGCCATCCTGTCGAGCTGGGTGCTTGACGCCTTCAAGGAAGACGCCGGAGATTTCGAATAG
- a CDS encoding DUF1549 domain-containing protein codes for MRKNWILWCGAAFAMPLAAAAQQLAVYPSQVSLDNAHDFERLVAVVTRPDGVTLDVTPQIQVTFGAENIAAWGENLKLRALGDGETTITVTHGDQSVQVPVKVKNAALVPATTFGNDVMPALMRAGCNSGGCHGSASGKNGFRLSLFGFDPQYDYISLTRAQSSRRINAALPEESLMLLKPMGAVDHEGGTAIKPGDGLYEPMLQWIKEGTLPDPQELPKLANIQIYPSEAVLEGAGSNQRFVVMADYNDGSTRDVTDSAVISSSDELTLAVNPAGLSTAGNKGEVYVMARYGTFAVVSKAIVVDQGATVNWPDVAEHNYVDTFVFDKLKKLRIPPAELCSDEVFVRRAYVDILGTIPTLDETQAFLADADPAKRAKLIDTLLERPEFSELWAMKWAEVLRVAEIPNVLDRKGMHRYNDWLRQAIMSNTPMDELVRELLSAEGGNFTNPAANFYVIEQDPLVIAENVSQVFLGIQLKCAQCHNHPFERWTMDDYYSFSAFFAQVGRKASSDPRESIIFNRGGGEVQHLNTKQNMAPKFLGGAVPDIAGRDRRAVLAEWITSPENPWFAKNLANRVWAHFLGAGIIDPPDDVRVTNPPTNPKLLEELGTKMIAYKYDLRQLVRDICNSYTYQMSTQPREPENNDARNFSHAQVRRLTSEQMLDAIVKVTGNDVKFANLPKGARAVQVAGGNSGVYFLEVFGRPLRETVCTCERRGEPNLAQSLHLINGDTINSAIKGQGGLLDSLLAAETPPDQIIDKLYMAAVSRTPTEEEKATLNTYVGNAENKREALEDVFWSMLNSKEFIFNH; via the coding sequence ATGCGCAAGAATTGGATCCTCTGGTGCGGCGCGGCCTTCGCGATGCCCCTGGCGGCGGCGGCCCAGCAGTTGGCGGTGTATCCCAGCCAGGTTTCGCTGGACAACGCCCACGATTTCGAGCGACTTGTTGCCGTGGTGACACGGCCCGACGGCGTGACTCTGGACGTGACCCCCCAGATTCAGGTCACCTTCGGCGCGGAGAATATCGCGGCCTGGGGTGAAAACCTCAAGCTGCGGGCCCTCGGCGATGGCGAGACGACCATCACCGTGACCCACGGTGACCAGAGCGTGCAGGTGCCGGTAAAGGTCAAGAATGCCGCGCTTGTTCCCGCGACCACCTTCGGAAACGATGTCATGCCGGCGCTCATGCGCGCCGGCTGCAACTCCGGCGGCTGCCACGGCAGCGCCTCCGGCAAGAACGGATTCCGCCTGAGCCTTTTCGGCTTCGATCCCCAATACGATTACATCAGCCTGACCCGCGCCCAGAGCAGCCGCCGTATCAACGCCGCGCTGCCTGAAGAAAGCCTCATGCTCCTCAAGCCCATGGGCGCGGTGGATCATGAAGGCGGCACGGCCATCAAGCCGGGCGACGGCCTTTACGAGCCCATGCTCCAGTGGATCAAAGAAGGCACTCTGCCCGATCCCCAGGAACTGCCAAAGCTGGCCAACATCCAAATCTACCCCAGTGAGGCCGTGCTCGAAGGCGCCGGATCCAATCAGCGCTTCGTGGTCATGGCCGACTACAACGACGGCTCCACCCGCGACGTCACGGATTCCGCCGTCATCAGCTCCAGCGACGAACTCACCCTCGCGGTGAATCCCGCCGGTCTCTCCACGGCCGGAAACAAGGGCGAGGTCTACGTCATGGCGCGCTACGGCACCTTCGCCGTCGTGTCCAAGGCCATCGTGGTCGATCAGGGCGCCACGGTGAACTGGCCCGACGTGGCCGAGCACAACTACGTGGACACCTTCGTCTTTGATAAGCTCAAGAAGCTCCGCATTCCCCCGGCGGAACTTTGCAGCGATGAAGTCTTTGTGCGTCGGGCCTATGTCGATATCCTCGGTACGATTCCCACGCTGGACGAGACCCAGGCGTTCCTCGCCGATGCCGACCCCGCGAAACGGGCAAAGTTGATCGATACCCTGCTGGAACGCCCTGAATTCTCAGAGCTCTGGGCCATGAAGTGGGCCGAAGTGTTGCGGGTAGCCGAGATCCCCAACGTGCTCGACCGGAAAGGCATGCACCGCTACAACGACTGGCTGCGCCAGGCCATCATGTCGAACACGCCAATGGACGAGCTCGTCCGCGAACTGCTCAGCGCCGAAGGCGGTAATTTCACCAATCCCGCCGCCAATTTCTACGTCATCGAGCAGGATCCCCTCGTAATCGCGGAAAACGTTTCCCAGGTCTTCCTGGGCATCCAGCTCAAGTGCGCCCAGTGCCATAACCACCCCTTCGAACGGTGGACCATGGACGACTACTATTCCTTCTCCGCCTTCTTCGCGCAGGTGGGCCGGAAGGCTTCCAGCGATCCCCGGGAATCCATCATCTTCAACCGGGGCGGCGGCGAAGTGCAGCACCTGAACACGAAGCAGAACATGGCGCCCAAGTTCCTCGGCGGCGCCGTGCCCGACATCGCCGGTCGCGACCGACGCGCCGTGCTGGCCGAGTGGATCACCTCGCCCGAGAATCCCTGGTTCGCCAAGAATCTCGCAAACCGCGTGTGGGCCCATTTCCTCGGCGCGGGCATCATCGATCCACCGGACGACGTGCGCGTGACCAACCCGCCGACGAACCCGAAGCTCCTGGAAGAGCTCGGCACAAAGATGATCGCCTACAAGTACGATCTCCGCCAGTTGGTGCGCGACATCTGCAACTCCTACACCTACCAGATGTCCACCCAGCCCCGTGAGCCGGAAAACAATGACGCCCGGAATTTCTCCCACGCGCAGGTGCGCCGTTTGACTTCCGAGCAGATGCTGGACGCCATCGTAAAGGTCACCGGAAATGATGTGAAGTTCGCCAATCTGCCCAAGGGCGCCCGCGCCGTCCAGGTTGCCGGCGGCAACAGCGGCGTGTACTTCCTCGAAGTATTCGGCCGGCCGCTGCGCGAGACCGTGTGCACCTGCGAGCGTCGCGGCGAACCCAATCTGGCCCAGTCCCTTCACCTGATCAATGGCGATACCATCAACAGCGCCATCAAGGGTCAGGGCGGCTTGCTGGATTCTCTGCTGGCGGCGGAAACGCCCCCGGACCAGATTATCGACAAGCTCTACATGGCGGCGGTATCCCGCACCCCCACGGAAGAGGAAAAGGCCACGCTGAATACCTACGTGGGCAATGCCGAGAACAAGCGCGAAGCCCTGGAAGACGTGTTCTGGAGCATGTTGAACTCGAAGGAATTTATCTTTAATCACTAG